In Danaus plexippus chromosome 17, MEX_DaPlex, whole genome shotgun sequence, one DNA window encodes the following:
- the LOC116771102 gene encoding guided entry of tail-anchored proteins factor 1-like, with protein sequence MLEIINGFLLTYFVTLCTLSTLIPVLVKPIAACFVRPSKDERRLLSEIVKLKSDQVKISMKDEFAAYSKLQRKLNKLETELKDSSQVRLSRSLAIKGSINIFLQVVIAVVIVISVIWFRREPIVALRGDLFPLSTILSYPSDVPNAISTHVWFVISKVSVGSLLKPIVN encoded by the exons ATGTTGGAAATAATTAATGGATTTTTGCTCACATATTTTGTCACACTTTGTACCCTCAGCACACTCATTCCAGTTTTGGTTAAGCCT ATTGCGGCATGTTTTGTTAGACCGTCAAAAGACGAAAGACGTTTATTATCAGAAATCGTCAAATTAAAATCCGATCAGGTGAAGATATCAATGAAAGATGAATTTGCAGCTTATTCCAAGTTACAGCGTAAATTAAACAAGCTTGAAACAGAATTAAAGGACAGTTCTCAAGTACGCTTAAGCAGAAGTTTGGCTATAAAAGGTTCAATAAATATCTTCTTACAAGTAGTGATAGCAGTTGTCATTGTAATATCCGTTATTTGGTTCAGACGCGAGCCGATTGTGGCTCTTAGAGGGGACCTGTTTCCGCTTAGCACTATATTGAGTTATCCAAGTGATGTGCCAAATGCTATTTCTACTCATGTCTGGTTTGTTATATCAAAGGTTTCTGTTGGATCGTTATTAAAACCAAttgttaattaa
- the LOC116771107 gene encoding glutathione S-transferase C-terminal domain-containing protein homolog produces the protein MKNAIYLETSTSPEDYYPRNRIKISLESLITYSVYKFCVSDIQLYFVHNKNTPESGLVEIICENIDFVDLKIVPWQVKSCIYPVAFYDDTIITGLCAVCRHICKFRLSPRTCHEYEEGLLAFRRGCLQAPNEVSIWTKFCEVELINTVKELFNITSLREVPKSLVRFENHLNKPVRIHNIFKVANDLSKDNSKSIEHVDKFQKMKSQKDSRISKQRNWKSNVKEDQTKVKCLGREDLDIHHQYAEGPFFTLADLVLLPSYYIVLKFFGEKLFQSLLPLSHKWLLNVKNVKEVDDLYNFLSTIQIQPLEISQIDFPDVEDVSLYKSDPKRHNPKKRLFTKPDDIEKALNVLVEGMELLMSNLEFEKTFDWDDIPDGANPEAGHLPDERVERKSQQLQNLTLAVLAMAKDGDHIVDFCSGSGHLGILIAHLLPKCTVILLENKEQSLLRARERVHKMGLRNVYFFQCNLDFFIGKFDIGIALHACGIASDLVLDKCLSSKAKFVLCPCCYGSIHATDRLVYPRSAAFKRMSIEQYLCIGHTADQTHKEHPLTVRGARCMAVIDSDRARLAEEHGYTVTLSRLKPLSCTPKNNLLIGVPL, from the coding sequence ATGaaaaatgcaatttatttagaaacctCTACGTCTCCAGAGGATTATTATCCaagaaatagaataaaaatatctttagagTCCTTAATAACTTATTCGGTATATAAATTCTGTGTATCTGATATACAATTgtattttgtacataataaaaacacaccAGAGTCAGGCTTGgttgaaattatttgtgaaaatatagattttgtaGATTTGAAAATTGTACCATGGCAAGTTAAATCGTGTATATACCCTGTTGCTTTTTATGATGATACTATTATAACTGGTTTGTGTGCGGTGTGTAGACATATATGTAAGTTCAGATTGAGTCCTCGTACCTGTCATGAATATGAGGAAGGTCTACTTGCCTTTCGTAGAGGTTGCCTACAAGCTCCCAATGAAGTATCTATATGGACAAAATTTTGTGAAGTAGAACTTATCAACACAGTCAAAGAGTTATTTAACATAACTAGCTTAAGGGAGGTACCAAAAAGTTTAGTGAGGTTTGAAAATCATTTGAATAAACCTGTGAGAATTCACAACATATTTAAAGTAGCTAATGATTTGAGCAAGGATAATTCTAAAAGTATAGAACATGTTGACAAATTCCAAAAAATGAAATCACAAAAAGATTCTAGAATTTCAAAGCAGCGGAATTGGAAATCAAATGTAAAGGAAGATCAAACAAAGGTTAAGTGCCTCGGGAGAGAAGATCTTGATATACATCACCAATATGCTGAGGGACCATTTTTTACTTTAGCTGATTTGGTATTACTACCTTCATActacattgttttaaagttcTTTGGAGAAAAACTTTTCCAATCCTTATTACCACTTTCACATAAATGGCTACTAAATgtgaaaaatgtaaaagaagTTGATGATTTGTATAACTTCTTAAGCACAATTCAAATTCAGCCGCTTGAAATCAGCCAAATTGATTTTCCAGATGTAGAGGATGTTAGTCTATATAAGTCAGATCCTAAAAGACACAACCCTAAAAAAAGATTGTTTACCAAACCTGACGACATAGAGAAAgcattaaatgttttagtagAGGGTATGGAACTACTTATGAGTAATTTAGAATTTGAAAAAACATTTGACTGGGACGACATACCAGATGGTGCAAATCCTGAGGCCGGGCATTTGCCTGATGAACGAGTGGAACGGAAATCACAGCAACTACAGAATCTAACCCTTGCTGTGCTAGCTATGGCAAAGGATGGGGATCATATTGTTGACTTTTGCAGTGGTAGCGGTCATTTGGGTATACTGATTGCACATCTCTTGCCAAAATGCACAGTAattttacttgaaaataaaGAGCAGTCTTTATTAAGAGCTAGAGAAAGAGTTCACAAAATGGGACTAAGGAATGTTTACTTTTTCCAATGCAATTTGGATTTCTTTATCGGAAAATTTGATATTGGCATTGCATTACATGCATGCGGAATAGCCAGTGATTTGGTTTTGGACAAATGTTTGAGTTCCAAAGCTAAGTTTGTGTTATGTCCCTGCTGCTATGGTTCCATTCACGCTACTGACAGGCTGGTGTATCCGAGAAGTGCTGCATTTAAAAGAATGAGTATTGAACAATATTTATGCATCGGTCACACCGCTGATCAAACGCACAAGGAACATCCGCTCACAGTAAGAGGAGCGAGATGTATGGCGGTTATTGATTCTGATCGAGCCAGGTTAGCCGAGGAACACGGCTATACGGTAACGCTATCAAGACTAAAACCACTGTCGTGTACTCCTAAGAATAATCTACTTATTGGTgttcctttataa
- the LOC133319267 gene encoding piggyBac transposable element-derived protein 2-like: MASKQQSVGGTRNLQLTRAHKILALVPAQNACSDDSSTSDEEANAYIPPSPDTSDPPSIASSLEALSPLEVFRHNVSLEENLYNLHQTQIETVLDYFYFFFSPDLITDIVYNTNLYAVEQLGRSIQLTEDEIKSFLAIQIMMGIVQMPAYTDYWARKTRYPLIADLMPLKKYQQIRRYIHFVDNTLQDSDRYFKIRPLMEKIRKNFLKIEEEGKYSIDEMMIPYKGRKAGKRKQYIKMKPKKWGFKNFVRAGVSGIIYDFILYGGDDTFRGLTFSEKEATIGLGGMVVLALCQTIKKKPAIVYADNFFMSPELTYILREEYGILSLGTIRTNRLRGCQELLPTDKQLKKKKRGSSAQVVCNKNKLAVVKWNDNKVVTLISTYIDSYPLETIKRYDKDEKKKVDVECPQVVKHYNKHMGGVDLADMLISLYRTPFKSHRWYLGIFSQLVDMCINNAWLLHRRDGKKTSLKDFRFELFDGLSKSNRIGTNQNVTDDIGENLKIHKPVSVRPTDSVRFDNTGHLPEAGNETMRCKYCKSGRTSVYCIKCNVHLCFVVGKIKRNCFRNFHLK; this comes from the exons ATGGCTTCGAAACAACAAAGTGTTGGCGGGACCCGG AACTTACAACTAACTCGCGCCCATAAGATCTTGGCTTTGGTACCCGCTCAAAACGCATGCTCTGACGATAGTTCCACATCTGATGAGGAAGCAAATGCTTATATACCGCCTTCACCAGATACCTCTGATCCACCTTCAATAGCATCATCACTAGAAGCCCTTTCACCACTAGAAGTATTTCGTCACAATGTATCTCTTGAAGAAAACTTATACAATCTCCATCAAACACAAATAGAGACAGTActggattatttttatttctttttttctccTGACTTAATTACtgacattgtttataatacaaatttatatgcagTTGAACAACTAGGTCGATCTATTCAGCTGACAGAAGATGAGATTAAAAGCTTCCTGGCCATTCAAATCATGATGGGTATAGTACAGATGCCAGCTTATACTGACTATTGGGCAAGAAAAACAAGATACCCTCTCATTGCTGATCTTATGCCTCTCAAAAAGTATCAACAAATACGTCgatatattcattttgttgATAATACTTTGCAAGATTCAGACCGTTATTTCAAGATTCGCCCCCTAATGGAGAAAATACGCaaaaattttctgaaaattGAAGAAGAAGGAAAATATTCCATTGACGAGATGATGATACCTTATAAAGGTCGTAAAGCAGGTAAACGAAAGCagtacataaaaatgaaacctAAGAAATGGGGGTTTAAGAATTTTGTCCGTGCGGGTGTTTCGGGTATCATCTACGATTTTATTCTGTATGGTGGCGACGATACCTTTCGTGGACTGACTTTTTCAGAGAAAGAAGCTACAATTGGTTTAGGAGGTATGGTAGTGCTTGCATTGTGTCAAACTATAAAGAAAAAGCCGGCCATTGTGTATGCtgataacttttttatgtCGCCTGAACTAACATATATTCTGCGGGAAGAATACGGGATCCTTAGTCTAGGAACAATAAGGACTAATCGTCTCAGAGGCTGTCAAGAGTTATTGCCAACtgacaaacaattaaaaaagaagaaacGCGGTTCTAGCGCCCAGGTGGTTTGCAATAAGAATAAGTTGGCAGTCGTAAAGTGGAACGACAATAAAGTGGTTACACTTATTAGCACCTACATAGACTCGTACCCCTTAGAAACAATCAAACGATACGATAAGGATGAGAAAAAGAAAGTAGATGTAGAATGTCCTCAAGTGGTCAAACATTACAACAAACATATGGGAGGGGTCGATTTAGCAGATATGTTGATATCGTTATATAGAACTCCCTTCAAAAGTCACCGTTGGTACTTGGGAATATTTTCACAACTTGTtgatatgtgtataaataacGCTTGGCTCCTACATAGAAGAGATGGGAAGAAGACTTCATTGAAAGATTTCAGATTTGAATTGTTTGATGGGTTGTCTAAGTCTAATAGAATAGGAACAAACCAAAACGTTACAGACGATATAGGCGAGAATCTGAAAATCCATAAACCAGTCTCAGTCCGACCAACTGATAGCGTCAGATTTGATAACACAGGTCATCTTCCAGAAGCAGGTAATGAAACAATGCGTTGCAAATATTGTAAGAGTGGAAGAACATCTGTCtactgtataaaatgtaacgtacatttgtgttttgttgtgggaaaaataaaacgtaattgCTTTCGTAATTTtcacctaaaataa